One region of Danio rerio strain Tuebingen ecotype United States chromosome 5, GRCz12tu, whole genome shotgun sequence genomic DNA includes:
- the zgc:174259 gene encoding uncharacterized protein LOC791587 precursor translates to MEQNGVFLWICGFAIVVCGNQETLQQPPISAKLPSLINMNNDFAFHLYKRLIESPDYQSKNIFFSPFSVSMALSELSLGAGGDTKQQLLSGIGYSSAIFSTEEMHQLFHSLLEDIGNRTGVDIDVGTALYASDRFKPHSKFLEDMKEFYHSDGFTVDFSVKETVDQINKYVEEKTHGKINQAVDDLDADTFMVLLTYIYFKGKWDKPFNPKTTSESTFHIDDKTTVPVQMMHQYERLKVYYDAELSTKVLCLDYNDSFSMFLAVPDVHMGRKTIKDLEMTVSRQHVEKWRRSVSERKVDIYVPKLSLKTSYSLKDILKGMGMADMFSDKADFTGVSEEKIYVSKVLHKATLDIDEKGTTAAAVTTVHLRFMSYSPMSDLSFDRPFMIFITDQTNDNILFVGKVVNPNEKL, encoded by the exons ATGGAACAGAACGGTGTATTTTTGTGGATTTGTGGTTTTGCAATAGTTGTCTGTGGGAATCAAGAGACTTTACAACAACCTCCCATTAGCGCTAAACTCCCGTCATTGATAAACATGAACAACGATTTTGCTTTTCACCTGTACAAGAGGCTTATAGAATCGCCTGACTATCAGTCTAAAAACATCTTCTTCTCTCCGTTCAGTGTGTCTATGGCCCTTTCTGAGCTTTCTTTAGGAGCCGGTGGAGACACCAAACAGCAGCTTCTCAGTGGCATTGGCTACAGTAGTGCAATCTTCAGCACTGAGGAAATGCACCAGCTGTTTCACAGTCTCCTGGAAGACATCGGCAATAGGACAGGAGTGGACATCGATGTTGGCACTGCTCTTTATGCAAGCGACCGATTTAAGCCTCATtccaagtttctggaggacatgAAGGAGTTTTACCACTCTGATGGCTTCACTGTAGATTTTAGTGTCAAAGAAACAGTcgatcaaattaataaatatgtggAGGAAAAAACACATGGAAAAATCAATCAAGCTGTTGATGATCTGGATGCGGATACTTTTATGGTACTTCtcacatacatatattttaaag GAAAATGGGACAAGCCTTTTAACCCAAAAACAACCAGCGAGAGTACATTTCATATAGATGATAAGACCACCGTTCCAGTGCAAATGATGCATCAGTATGAACGTCTCAAAGTCTATTATGATGCTGAACTGTCCACTAAAGTCCTCTGTCTTGACTACAACGATTCCTTCTCCATGTTTCTGGCTGTCCCAGATGTTCACATGGGGCGAAAAACCATCAAAGATCTAGAGATGACAGTCTCTAGACAGCACGTTGAAAAGTGGAGGAGAAGTGTATCTGAACG AAAAGTTGACATCTACGTCCCCAAGCTTTCTCTGAAAACATCATACTCCCTAAAGGATATTTTGAAGGGAATGGGAATGGCTGATATGTTTTCAGATAAAGCCGACTTTACAGGAGTTTCAGAGGAAAAGATCTACGTTTCAAAA GTTTTGCATAAAGCCACTCTGGATATCGATGAGAAAGGAACCACCGCAGCAGCAGTGACAACAGTTCATTTAAGATTTATGTCCTACAGCCCAATGAGTGATTTGAGTTTTGATCGCCCATTCATGATCTTTATCACGGATCAAACAAATGACAACATCCTTTTCGTTGGGAAAGTGGTCAACCCAAATGAAAAACTATGA
- the npdc1b gene encoding neural proliferation differentiation and control protein 1 isoform X2, whose protein sequence is MRSLSRPWASTLAEAFLITTVAVSAAMAVVGHCPRSLDCARERRHFCQPGSLHCGPCLDPFMENKRGKCVLRRRNHPAKVSHLPELDEEIDILSSIISKHRESEMKHSAPSPAASKAPENKSGSSSHYKAPPTAATSIQPPTRGLISSTSPTSNTPFISAVHSAPFIIPYPSEDHSFIIFLGVFLMVGSVAMVLTGVCWVRMQRGCRLAQKVDYPAFGLIGPNSYDSGMSGDKKLAQSAQMYHFQLQKQQMMSLKQRSDSKIPDSGATSDEENEDGDFTVYECPGLAPTGEMEVKNPLFDDSTFHLHLQRSYN, encoded by the exons TTGTAGGGCATTGTCCTCGGAGCCTGGATTGTGCCCGAGAGAGACGGCACTTCTGCCAGCCCGGCTCTTTACATTGCGGCCCATGTCTAGACCCATTCATGGAGAACAAACGAGGGAAGTGTGTGCTCAGGAGACGAAATCATCCTG CCAAAGTCAGCCATCTCCCAGAGCTGGATGAAGAGATAGACATACTGTCCTCCATCATCAGCAAACACAGAGAATCTGAGATGAAGCACTCAG CCCCATCTCCAGCTGCTTCTAAAGCCCCTGAGAATAAATCAGGGTCGAGCAGTCATTATAAAGCTCCTCCAACTGCTGCTACTTCCATTCAGCCTCCAACCAGAGGCCTGATTAGTTCCACCAGCCCGACCTCAAACACCCCATTCATCTCTGCGGTGCACAGTGCTCCCTTCATCATCCCGTACCCCTCTGAGGACCACTCCTTTATCA TATTTTTAGGTGTGTTTCTCATGGTGGGATCAGTGGCCATGGTGTTGACTGGAGTCTGTTGGGTCAG GATGCAGAGAGGATGTCGCCTGGCCCAGAAAGTTGATTATCCTGCATTCGGGTTGATAGGTCCTAATTCTTATGATAGTGGTATG AGTGGAGATAAAAAACTTGCCCAGAGTGCCCAGATGTACCACTTTCAGCTTCAAAAGCAGCAAATGATGTCGCTCAA ACAACGAAGTGATTCCAAGATTCCTGATTCAGGAGCCACTTCAGATGAGGAGAATGAAGATGGAGACTTCACTGTGTATGAATGCCCTGGACTTGCCCCA ACGGGGGAAATGGAAGTGAAGAATCCACTCTTCGATGACTCCACCTTTCATCTTCACCTGCAAAGAAGTTATAACTAA
- the npdc1b gene encoding neural proliferation differentiation and control protein 1 isoform X1 — MRSLSRPWASTLAEAFLITTVAVSAAMAVVGHCPRSLDCARERRHFCQPGSLHCGPCLDPFMENKRGKCVLRRRNHPAAKVSHLPELDEEIDILSSIISKHRESEMKHSAPSPAASKAPENKSGSSSHYKAPPTAATSIQPPTRGLISSTSPTSNTPFISAVHSAPFIIPYPSEDHSFIIFLGVFLMVGSVAMVLTGVCWVRMQRGCRLAQKVDYPAFGLIGPNSYDSGMSGDKKLAQSAQMYHFQLQKQQMMSLKQRSDSKIPDSGATSDEENEDGDFTVYECPGLAPTGEMEVKNPLFDDSTFHLHLQRSYN, encoded by the exons TTGTAGGGCATTGTCCTCGGAGCCTGGATTGTGCCCGAGAGAGACGGCACTTCTGCCAGCCCGGCTCTTTACATTGCGGCCCATGTCTAGACCCATTCATGGAGAACAAACGAGGGAAGTGTGTGCTCAGGAGACGAAATCATCCTG CAGCCAAAGTCAGCCATCTCCCAGAGCTGGATGAAGAGATAGACATACTGTCCTCCATCATCAGCAAACACAGAGAATCTGAGATGAAGCACTCAG CCCCATCTCCAGCTGCTTCTAAAGCCCCTGAGAATAAATCAGGGTCGAGCAGTCATTATAAAGCTCCTCCAACTGCTGCTACTTCCATTCAGCCTCCAACCAGAGGCCTGATTAGTTCCACCAGCCCGACCTCAAACACCCCATTCATCTCTGCGGTGCACAGTGCTCCCTTCATCATCCCGTACCCCTCTGAGGACCACTCCTTTATCA TATTTTTAGGTGTGTTTCTCATGGTGGGATCAGTGGCCATGGTGTTGACTGGAGTCTGTTGGGTCAG GATGCAGAGAGGATGTCGCCTGGCCCAGAAAGTTGATTATCCTGCATTCGGGTTGATAGGTCCTAATTCTTATGATAGTGGTATG AGTGGAGATAAAAAACTTGCCCAGAGTGCCCAGATGTACCACTTTCAGCTTCAAAAGCAGCAAATGATGTCGCTCAA ACAACGAAGTGATTCCAAGATTCCTGATTCAGGAGCCACTTCAGATGAGGAGAATGAAGATGGAGACTTCACTGTGTATGAATGCCCTGGACTTGCCCCA ACGGGGGAAATGGAAGTGAAGAATCCACTCTTCGATGACTCCACCTTTCATCTTCACCTGCAAAGAAGTTATAACTAA